A DNA window from Paenibacillus sp. HWE-109 contains the following coding sequences:
- the ybaK gene encoding Cys-tRNA(Pro) deacylase, protein MSNKTNACRILDSLRIPYKLQEYDWDENQLDVATVAVKVGLQPNELFKTLILRGDKSGILAACIPGDQELNLKSLASVSGNKKVEMVSVKEIQALTGYIRGGVSPLGMKKKYPFYIQSSVRSMELVSISGGRRGLQIFLRGDDVAAASEGQLVDIVN, encoded by the coding sequence ATGTCAAACAAGACGAATGCATGCCGAATATTAGATTCTCTCCGTATTCCTTATAAGCTCCAGGAGTATGATTGGGATGAGAATCAATTGGATGTGGCAACTGTTGCTGTTAAAGTGGGCTTGCAGCCCAACGAGTTATTCAAAACTCTTATTCTAAGAGGTGACAAGTCAGGTATTCTTGCCGCTTGTATTCCGGGAGATCAGGAATTAAACCTAAAGAGCCTAGCGTCTGTAAGCGGCAATAAAAAGGTTGAAATGGTCTCTGTCAAAGAAATTCAAGCTCTTACAGGCTATATAAGGGGCGGTGTCTCGCCGCTGGGCATGAAGAAAAAGTACCCCTTTTACATACAATCGTCCGTAAGATCAATGGAGCTTGTAAGCATTAGCGGTGGCCGTCGTGGACTGCAAATCTTCCTGCGCGGAGATGATGTAGCAGCAGCTTCGGAAGGGCAGCTTGTTGATATTGTTAATTAA
- a CDS encoding diguanylate cyclase yields the protein MNNTLFGICRDLIANFAIVTAYLFLTSQVIFKNKTLDSTASISTKVLIGFSAGILGIVLMVFTVEFNGSILDFRQIAVIISALFGGIYASILTGLMIFFMRLFAFGVISHTSVIAASNIIFLSLAVGVISRFNLTFWKKWIYALVVCNFSTAIVFFINLGTKGFLPAFIYVIMLTVGGGVAGYLTAFLVKAKSHFQRMEKAATFDFLTELNNHRTFDEVFNVSLQKAIEKNESLSLLMIDIDHFKKINDTYGHSNGDVVLKQFGKLIKNASRSFDIVSRNGGEEFSILLYDLPHKHALVVGDRVRSAISKHEFVLNDGQTIKITVSIGAATYPDTKEELIEQADKALYKAKMNGRNKVCSNQEVLGGI from the coding sequence ATGAATAATACACTATTCGGTATATGCAGGGATTTGATTGCGAATTTTGCAATTGTTACAGCTTATTTGTTTCTAACCAGCCAAGTTATATTTAAGAATAAGACTTTGGATTCCACGGCATCCATAAGCACCAAAGTTCTTATCGGGTTCTCAGCTGGCATACTTGGAATCGTATTGATGGTCTTTACTGTTGAGTTTAATGGAAGCATTTTGGACTTTAGGCAGATTGCTGTTATTATTTCAGCGCTTTTTGGTGGCATATATGCTTCTATTTTAACAGGACTTATGATCTTTTTTATGCGTTTGTTCGCCTTTGGCGTAATAAGCCATACTTCGGTTATAGCGGCTTCAAATATCATTTTTTTATCCCTGGCTGTTGGAGTTATCAGCCGATTTAATTTGACATTTTGGAAGAAATGGATCTACGCGCTCGTTGTTTGTAATTTCTCTACAGCTATTGTATTTTTCATAAATCTTGGGACCAAAGGGTTTTTGCCCGCCTTCATCTATGTGATTATGTTGACGGTTGGAGGGGGAGTAGCCGGCTACTTGACAGCTTTCCTGGTCAAAGCTAAATCTCATTTTCAAAGAATGGAAAAGGCCGCAACGTTTGATTTCCTGACAGAGTTGAACAACCATCGAACATTTGATGAAGTATTCAATGTTTCGTTGCAGAAAGCTATAGAGAAAAATGAATCGTTGTCCTTGCTGATGATAGATATCGACCATTTTAAGAAGATAAATGATACGTATGGGCATTCCAACGGGGATGTCGTGCTGAAACAATTTGGTAAATTAATAAAGAATGCCTCTCGCTCCTTTGATATTGTCTCACGAAATGGAGGAGAGGAATTCTCGATTTTACTTTACGATTTGCCGCATAAACATGCACTTGTCGTAGGAGATCGGGTACGAAGTGCGATAAGTAAACATGAATTTGTTCTTAATGATGGTCAAACCATCAAGATTACGGTTTCAATAGGTGCTGCAACGTATCCAGATACGAAGGAGGAACTTATTGAACAAGCCGACAAAGCGTTGTACAAAGCTAAAATGAATGGCAGGAATAAAGTGTGTTCGAACCAGGAGGTTCTGGGTGGGATCTAA
- the yicI gene encoding alpha-xylosidase — protein sequence MKFSNGYWMVKDGYTVLNPVDVRDVHQEANSLTVYAAARKIQHKGDTLNGAMLTCELSSPLPDIIRVRWTHHAGKRSNGPAFDIAENEQTPVSIDERGDHVTLKSGSLTVKVNKHQTWGAEFFFEDRRLTGTNSKGAGHITTADKAVFFREQLELGIGEHIYGLGERFTNVVKNGQTVDIWNEDGGTSSEQAYKNVPFYLSSKGYGVFVNHPEHVSFEVGSEVVSKVQFSVPGEQIEYFIIGGNTLKDVLGNYTKLTGKPALPPAWSFGLWLTTSFTTDYDEATVNRFIDGMFERDIPLHVFHFDCFWMKEYQWTNFEWDADMFPDPVGMLRRLKDKGLKICVWINSYIGQKSPLFQEGMDHGYLVKTVDGHVWQWDLWQAGMGLVDFTNPEATEWYKGHLRRLIDMGVDCFKTDFGERIPTDVQYHDGSDPLKMHNYYTFLYNKAVFEVLEEKLGKNEAMLFARSATAGGQQFPVHWGGDCSANYDSMAESLRGGLSLGLSGFGFWSHDISGFEKTAPPDIYKRWVAFGLLSSHSRLHGNESYRVPWLFDDEAVDVLRHFTKLKSKLMPYLFASAIQSTELGIPMMRAMVLDFPADPTAHHLDTQYMLGDNLLVAPIFNELGTVQYYVPEGRWTDFFHGHVVEGGKWHQETHGYMTLPLLVKPNTLLAIGANDQKPDYNYAENVSLHLFELADGAAVETTIYDMQANKQMTVKATRRLDVIDISVQGSNQPYTIVLRGIHQISALEGASWTNSDHGIVLAPVPAASAISVSL from the coding sequence ATGAAATTTTCGAATGGTTATTGGATGGTCAAAGACGGCTACACAGTCCTTAATCCAGTCGATGTCCGCGATGTGCATCAAGAAGCGAACAGCCTGACTGTCTACGCCGCTGCAAGAAAGATTCAGCATAAAGGCGATACCTTGAATGGAGCCATGTTGACTTGTGAATTAAGCTCCCCGCTTCCTGATATTATCCGTGTACGTTGGACCCATCACGCTGGTAAGCGTTCGAATGGACCCGCATTTGATATCGCTGAAAATGAACAAACCCCCGTTTCAATCGATGAACGGGGGGACCATGTTACGCTGAAATCAGGTAGTTTAACCGTGAAAGTCAACAAACACCAGACCTGGGGCGCTGAGTTTTTCTTCGAAGACCGCCGTTTGACCGGAACCAACAGCAAAGGTGCGGGGCATATTACAACTGCGGATAAAGCGGTTTTCTTTCGCGAGCAGCTTGAGCTGGGCATCGGCGAACATATTTACGGACTCGGGGAACGTTTCACCAATGTCGTTAAAAACGGGCAAACCGTTGATATCTGGAACGAAGATGGCGGCACAAGCAGCGAACAAGCCTACAAAAATGTGCCCTTCTATTTATCCAGTAAAGGCTATGGTGTTTTCGTCAATCATCCCGAGCATGTATCGTTTGAAGTCGGCTCTGAGGTAGTGTCCAAAGTCCAGTTCAGCGTACCCGGTGAACAGATTGAGTATTTCATTATAGGCGGGAACACATTAAAAGATGTGCTGGGTAATTACACGAAACTCACGGGTAAACCCGCTCTGCCGCCTGCCTGGTCGTTCGGTCTGTGGTTAACGACATCCTTCACAACGGATTATGACGAAGCTACTGTGAACCGTTTCATCGACGGCATGTTTGAACGAGACATCCCGCTTCATGTCTTCCATTTCGACTGCTTCTGGATGAAAGAATACCAATGGACCAACTTTGAGTGGGATGCGGATATGTTCCCAGATCCGGTGGGCATGCTGCGTCGCCTCAAAGACAAGGGACTGAAGATTTGTGTCTGGATTAATTCCTACATAGGCCAGAAATCACCGCTTTTCCAAGAGGGCATGGATCATGGTTATTTGGTCAAAACTGTGGACGGACATGTGTGGCAGTGGGATCTCTGGCAAGCTGGCATGGGGCTTGTGGATTTCACCAATCCAGAAGCCACAGAGTGGTACAAAGGGCATTTGCGTCGCCTCATTGATATGGGCGTGGATTGCTTTAAAACCGATTTCGGCGAACGCATCCCAACCGATGTTCAGTATCACGATGGTTCGGATCCGCTCAAAATGCACAACTATTATACATTCCTATACAATAAGGCGGTTTTCGAAGTATTGGAAGAAAAACTTGGCAAGAACGAAGCCATGCTGTTCGCCCGCTCCGCTACAGCCGGAGGACAGCAATTCCCTGTCCACTGGGGCGGCGATTGCTCGGCTAACTACGATTCGATGGCAGAATCGCTCCGCGGTGGCCTCTCCCTTGGTTTATCCGGATTCGGATTCTGGAGCCATGACATCAGCGGCTTTGAGAAAACCGCGCCGCCTGATATTTATAAGCGCTGGGTCGCTTTTGGCCTGCTATCGTCGCACAGCCGCTTGCATGGGAATGAGTCTTACCGGGTTCCTTGGTTGTTTGACGATGAAGCCGTCGATGTGCTCCGACATTTTACAAAGCTAAAAAGCAAGTTAATGCCTTATTTGTTCGCAAGTGCAATCCAATCCACAGAGTTAGGAATTCCCATGATGCGCGCGATGGTGCTTGATTTCCCGGCCGATCCGACCGCACATCACCTGGATACGCAGTACATGTTAGGAGACAACCTCCTCGTTGCTCCCATCTTCAATGAGCTAGGTACTGTTCAGTATTATGTTCCCGAGGGGCGTTGGACCGATTTCTTCCATGGTCATGTGGTTGAAGGCGGCAAATGGCACCAGGAAACGCATGGCTATATGACACTTCCATTATTGGTTAAACCGAATACCTTGCTGGCTATTGGAGCCAACGACCAGAAGCCAGATTATAATTATGCGGAAAATGTGTCGCTTCATTTGTTTGAATTGGCGGATGGCGCTGCCGTAGAAACAACCATTTATGACATGCAAGCAAACAAACAAATGACGGTGAAAGCTACGCGCAGACTTGATGTTATTGATATCTCGGTTCAAGGGAGCAATCAACCATACACGATCGTGCTTAGAGGCATCCATCAAATCTCTGCGCTCGAAGGCGCATCTTGGACGAATTCAGATCATGGTATCGTGCTTGCTCCTGTGCCGGCTGCTTCTGCGATTTCGGTAAGTTTATAA
- a CDS encoding helix-turn-helix transcriptional regulator produces the protein MEQAQFKEDRIHGDPLYPIRVYEINCQPGEELLELHWHDELEFLMLTKGEALFRVSMQDYELEAGEAIFVNGGQLHSGQIVTDEGCSFTAIVFHADILGGDRFDLVREKYINPLIQQKYVVPVRIRQDTVEEREILTLLGQVFELNLNEKPLFELSTKAYLQLIISKLMMLGGPSFRGLPLPVNPAHIDRLKEIIAYMQANFSSAIRLEDLAAIVSFSESYFCRYFKGFTGKSPMDYLNQLRAKQAALLLKDTDKKITEISLDVGFNTLSYFIGVFKMHFGCTPSQYRKRLNEDIKKRERG, from the coding sequence ATGGAGCAGGCACAATTCAAAGAGGATCGCATACACGGTGACCCGCTGTATCCGATCCGAGTTTATGAAATCAACTGCCAGCCTGGGGAGGAACTGCTTGAACTTCACTGGCATGACGAATTAGAATTCCTTATGCTTACCAAGGGAGAGGCTCTATTTCGCGTTTCCATGCAAGACTATGAATTGGAAGCGGGAGAAGCCATATTCGTGAATGGCGGTCAACTCCATTCCGGTCAAATCGTTACGGATGAGGGATGTTCCTTCACTGCGATTGTGTTTCATGCCGATATCTTGGGAGGGGACCGATTTGATCTCGTTCGCGAGAAATACATTAACCCGCTGATCCAGCAGAAATATGTTGTTCCCGTCCGAATTCGTCAAGATACAGTGGAAGAAAGAGAGATTCTGACACTGCTTGGGCAAGTGTTTGAGCTTAATCTTAACGAAAAACCTCTCTTCGAGCTTTCTACAAAGGCGTATCTGCAGTTGATAATTTCCAAGCTTATGATGCTCGGAGGGCCCTCTTTCCGTGGACTTCCGCTTCCTGTTAACCCGGCGCATATCGATCGATTAAAGGAGATTATTGCCTATATGCAGGCGAACTTCAGCTCAGCGATTCGATTGGAGGACCTTGCAGCGATTGTCTCTTTTAGCGAGTCCTATTTTTGTCGGTATTTCAAAGGTTTTACTGGGAAAAGCCCAATGGATTATTTAAATCAGTTGCGAGCAAAACAAGCGGCGTTGTTACTGAAGGATACGGACAAGAAGATCACCGAGATTTCGTTGGATGTTGGATTCAACACGTTGAGTTATTTCATTGGCGTGTTTAAAATGCATTTTGGTTGTACCCCATCTCAGTATCGCAAAAGATTAAATGAAGACATAAAGAAGCGGGAGCGAGGCTGA
- a CDS encoding DUF418 domain-containing protein, whose protein sequence is MSASAQRITALDFARALAIFGMIIVNYKLAMEADNGGAAWLIAVAGLFEGRAAALFVILAGIGVSLMTSKAYLSRNKDLIRQNRSSLLKRAGFLLLAGAGLLLMGWNADILHYYALFLLVASTLITLSDKKILLLFVGLLVTSQFFLIVFDYSLGWDSRFHVYTDFWTLAGFSRNLLLNGFHPFFPWFCFFLIGMWIGRKRWLGTENRAKLLIYALLGTVFFETVSFLLIKWSYPFLDLESASYLFTTKPMPPTMLYILSATCLALAVIAISLYMVDICGNFLVVRMLMNTGQLSLTHYVGHIIIGLGFLELIHFLENGNLSFSIAYGCGYFIIAVLFSYVWRKWMKRGPIEWVMRRLS, encoded by the coding sequence ATGAGCGCGTCGGCACAACGAATCACAGCGCTTGATTTTGCTAGGGCACTGGCAATTTTCGGCATGATTATTGTGAATTATAAGCTTGCCATGGAGGCCGATAATGGCGGAGCGGCATGGTTAATCGCTGTAGCAGGACTGTTTGAGGGGAGAGCCGCAGCCCTCTTTGTCATACTCGCTGGCATTGGCGTGTCATTAATGACATCGAAAGCATATCTTTCACGCAATAAAGACCTTATTCGGCAAAACAGGAGTAGTTTGTTGAAGCGAGCCGGTTTCCTCCTACTAGCAGGTGCAGGCTTGCTTCTTATGGGTTGGAATGCCGATATTTTGCACTATTATGCGCTATTCCTGCTCGTCGCCTCAACGTTGATCACCTTATCTGATAAAAAAATACTCTTGTTGTTTGTTGGCCTGTTAGTAACCTCACAGTTCTTTTTGATCGTTTTTGATTATAGTCTTGGTTGGGACTCACGTTTTCATGTTTATACCGATTTTTGGACATTGGCAGGTTTCAGCCGCAATCTATTGCTCAATGGCTTTCATCCGTTTTTCCCCTGGTTTTGTTTTTTCCTAATTGGCATGTGGATCGGCAGAAAACGTTGGCTGGGTACGGAAAACAGAGCGAAATTGCTGATTTATGCTCTCTTGGGAACTGTTTTCTTCGAGACAGTCTCCTTCCTTCTTATTAAATGGAGCTATCCCTTCCTTGATCTAGAATCTGCTAGTTATTTATTTACGACCAAACCGATGCCCCCTACGATGCTGTATATATTATCAGCAACTTGTCTAGCTTTAGCAGTCATCGCTATCAGTCTTTATATGGTAGACATATGCGGCAACTTCCTTGTAGTTCGAATGCTTATGAATACCGGCCAGCTATCGCTAACGCATTATGTCGGCCACATCATCATCGGTTTGGGCTTTCTGGAGTTGATACATTTTTTGGAAAATGGCAATCTTTCCTTCTCCATTGCCTATGGCTGCGGCTATTTCATTATCGCTGTCCTCTTCTCCTATGTCTGGAGAAAATGGATGAAACGTGGCCCGATCGAATGGGTCATGCGACGGCTTAGTTGA
- a CDS encoding TetR/AcrR family transcriptional regulator, which translates to MKPTSTYEDILNTGYRLFAEHGFEKTSMTMIAKEVKISKPALYYHFVSKEAMIDVLFDEICKSIGFTSFFHIPNYTTTNFKERLISDGLNVIAQQKEDENYSRIMHQYQALGFRNMKYSQKLIEVLDGFTSGFAGLLQHGAAIGVIHDTDLLVKAQLLNMIISSIDNFISYGIECNYEDIWTKAVHTIVRRVEAT; encoded by the coding sequence ATGAAACCAACTTCGACGTATGAAGATATCTTAAATACCGGGTATCGCCTATTCGCTGAACACGGCTTTGAGAAAACTAGCATGACCATGATCGCCAAGGAAGTGAAAATTTCCAAACCTGCTTTGTACTATCACTTTGTATCCAAAGAAGCCATGATCGATGTCCTGTTTGATGAAATATGTAAAAGCATCGGTTTCACTAGTTTTTTTCACATTCCAAACTACACAACGACTAATTTTAAAGAGAGATTGATCTCGGATGGCCTGAACGTCATCGCTCAGCAAAAAGAAGACGAAAATTACTCACGCATCATGCATCAGTATCAAGCGCTTGGCTTCAGGAACATGAAGTACTCGCAGAAATTGATCGAAGTTCTCGACGGATTTACATCGGGGTTTGCCGGACTGCTGCAGCATGGGGCTGCAATTGGGGTGATCCATGACACCGATCTGCTTGTGAAAGCGCAATTGCTGAATATGATCATATCGAGCATCGATAATTTTATCAGCTATGGGATTGAATGTAATTATGAAGACATATGGACCAAGGCCGTCCATACGATTGTAAGGAGAGTTGAGGCCACATGA
- a CDS encoding MFS transporter, with protein sequence MNDKIVMPLWTLGLFIVVMNTTMFNVSIPSIIQDLAISADLGSWIISSYSLGYALSTVIYSRLSDIISIRRLLTVGLLTLGLSSVFGVFAHNFQMLLLARILQSAGAGAMAGLGLVLASRYIPIERRGRAIAMISAGSAMAFGLGPIIGGLISEYFGWNGLFTVTCLVLLILPFLLRLLPKDSLPEKANFDIWGAILTISHAITLLTAVTQQSLIWLAASVISFLLHGWHLKRKQETFINIDLLKKPGYRKLLVVGFCILVLNLGNLFLMPLALASLFNKSAMTIGLMIAPGAIFSAIMTRFVGQWIDRYGNLRFLLIGHILLAAVLLFYSFSLSYSAVIILIGYLCFSPAFSATMASLNNEASRILPKTMIGSGMGLLQLIQFFGGSVSVALCGLLLEYQKASLPVHAFQHVYELLLAVSLCSMAALLWYWRSAKRT encoded by the coding sequence TTGAATGATAAAATCGTAATGCCTCTATGGACACTTGGACTTTTCATCGTCGTTATGAATACAACCATGTTCAATGTCTCCATTCCCAGCATCATCCAGGATCTTGCGATTTCTGCCGATCTTGGTTCGTGGATCATTTCCAGTTATTCGCTCGGCTATGCCTTATCCACAGTTATTTACAGCCGTCTGTCCGATATCATCTCGATTCGGCGACTATTGACCGTGGGATTATTAACGCTTGGATTGTCTTCCGTCTTTGGGGTTTTTGCGCATAATTTTCAGATGCTGTTGCTAGCCCGCATTCTGCAATCTGCGGGAGCCGGAGCAATGGCTGGATTGGGGCTGGTGTTGGCAAGCCGCTACATTCCTATCGAGAGACGCGGAAGAGCAATCGCGATGATCTCAGCAGGAAGCGCAATGGCTTTCGGACTTGGTCCGATTATTGGCGGTTTAATCAGTGAGTACTTTGGCTGGAACGGATTGTTCACAGTTACATGTTTGGTACTCCTCATCCTTCCGTTTCTTCTGCGCTTGCTGCCCAAAGATTCGCTTCCCGAGAAAGCTAACTTCGACATTTGGGGCGCTATTTTAACCATTAGCCATGCCATAACGCTGCTTACAGCTGTAACCCAGCAATCACTGATTTGGTTGGCAGCGAGTGTCATCTCGTTTCTTCTCCATGGATGGCACTTGAAAAGGAAGCAAGAAACATTCATCAACATAGATCTGCTTAAGAAACCAGGATACAGAAAACTCTTGGTCGTGGGTTTTTGTATTCTGGTACTCAATCTGGGCAATCTATTCCTGATGCCGCTCGCTCTTGCGAGTCTATTCAATAAATCAGCAATGACGATCGGACTGATGATCGCCCCGGGAGCGATTTTCTCAGCCATTATGACGCGCTTTGTGGGCCAATGGATTGATCGTTATGGCAATTTGCGATTTTTGCTAATCGGGCACATCCTTCTTGCAGCCGTTCTGCTGTTTTATTCGTTCAGTCTGTCTTATTCAGCTGTCATCATTCTCATCGGCTATCTTTGCTTTTCGCCTGCTTTCTCAGCCACAATGGCTTCGCTTAATAATGAAGCCTCGCGAATTCTGCCCAAAACGATGATCGGTTCCGGCATGGGACTCCTCCAACTGATTCAATTCTTCGGCGGCTCCGTTTCCGTTGCTTTATGCGGACTGCTCCTTGAATACCAAAAGGCAAGTTTGCCCGTTCATGCTTTTCAGCATGTGTACGAATTACTGCTAGCTGTAAGCTTATGCTCGATGGCTGCTCTGCTGTGGTATTGGCGGTCAGCAAAAAGGACCTAG
- the cccB gene encoding cytochrome c551 has translation MNKSFLCLSLLLAVSLSACGKSNTTKPSPTTGTTGTPAATSSGTTTKVDAQAVFKANCVSCHGANLEGLVGPNLQKVGSKLSKEQIVSIVTNGKGAMPSFKGKLSDDEISSVATWLADKK, from the coding sequence ATGAACAAATCATTTCTATGTCTATCTCTTTTGCTTGCCGTTTCCCTGTCTGCTTGTGGGAAGAGCAACACAACCAAGCCTTCCCCAACCACGGGAACTACCGGAACACCAGCAGCAACCAGCAGTGGGACCACAACAAAAGTCGATGCTCAAGCTGTCTTCAAAGCCAACTGTGTAAGTTGTCACGGCGCTAATCTGGAGGGGCTTGTTGGACCGAATTTGCAGAAGGTAGGCAGCAAGCTTTCCAAGGAACAGATCGTATCGATTGTGACGAATGGCAAGGGTGCGATGCCTAGCTTCAAAGGAAAACTCTCGGATGATGAAATCAGTTCCGTAGCCACTTGGCTCGCAGATAAAAAATAA
- a CDS encoding gluconate 2-dehydrogenase subunit 3 family protein, with protein MAEDHKGKSPDPSRRSFLKYTGTAIGGVVVGGAVGSALSSKFGNKQAAPSPSASPQAPQQAADYNQAPMFLNQSQLQITEAAAERIFPKDDKGPGATDLGVAFYIDHQLASPWGVNSREYRTGPFVKGEITQGDYQSIKRHELITMGLQSMEDTSKTKYSKSFVDLAPEEKDAILTSMEKGEIMVVNGITGKTFFNLFRSLTIEGVYSDPLYGGNKNMQGWKLRKYPGNQMAYANIMDKDQFVAMEPRSLHDHFAH; from the coding sequence TTGGCTGAGGATCATAAAGGAAAATCGCCAGATCCGTCGCGGCGCAGTTTCTTGAAATATACCGGGACCGCCATTGGCGGAGTCGTTGTGGGAGGTGCTGTCGGAAGCGCCCTATCGAGTAAATTTGGCAACAAACAAGCAGCGCCTTCGCCATCTGCCTCACCACAGGCGCCGCAGCAGGCGGCAGACTATAATCAAGCCCCGATGTTCTTAAATCAAAGCCAACTGCAAATTACGGAAGCAGCCGCTGAGCGGATTTTCCCTAAGGACGATAAGGGGCCGGGAGCGACAGACTTGGGCGTCGCCTTCTATATCGACCATCAGCTGGCGAGTCCCTGGGGAGTGAATTCCAGGGAGTACCGAACAGGCCCTTTTGTCAAAGGGGAAATCACGCAGGGGGACTATCAAAGCATTAAGCGTCATGAGCTGATCACGATGGGACTGCAAAGTATGGAAGATACGAGCAAGACCAAATACAGCAAATCGTTTGTGGATTTGGCGCCTGAGGAGAAGGATGCGATTCTAACCTCTATGGAAAAAGGCGAAATCATGGTCGTGAACGGCATTACGGGAAAAACCTTTTTTAATCTGTTTCGCAGTCTGACGATAGAGGGGGTATATTCGGATCCTCTTTATGGAGGAAATAAGAATATGCAAGGTTGGAAATTGCGCAAATATCCAGGCAACCAGATGGCTTACGCGAACATTATGGACAAGGATCAATTCGTCGCCATGGAACCACGCAGTTTGCATGACCATTTTGCACATTAA
- a CDS encoding GMC family oxidoreductase, whose translation MATKMPKVPVVIVGMGWVGGIIAAELSKQGVKVLGLERGKPRGTQDYYMVHDELRYAQRYDLMQDLSKETVTFRNTEKVAAVPMREYGSFLLGEGLGGASIHWNGQTYRFLPYDFEIYSKTVERYGKQKIPEGMTIQDWGITYDQLEPYFDKFEKLAGISGDAEQNPMVGKRSNPFPTKPMIKTPVLKLFEEATKKLGYHPYMMPSANLSEQYTNPDGVTRAACQYCGYCERFGCEYGAKADAVVTVLPVAQKTGNFELRSYSNVIQVLNDGKKASGVVYVNTVTGEQFEQPADVVIMASYVFNNIKLLLTSKLGKPYDPVTGKGVIGKNYCYQTNGGSAAGFFDDKEFNLYAGAGSLGMEIPDFNGDNFDHSDLNFIHGAGIRISQTGQRPIATNSVPKGTPSWGKAFKEQSLKYANSVLAVSPQGSSMPWKHHYVDLDPTYKDAYGLPLPRITFDFEEQDRQMIKFVAGKSAEIMKEMKATTIGSSDQLGPYNIVPYQSTHNTGGVIMGAQPETSAVNSYLQMWDVENVFVVGASAFAHNSGYNPTGTVGALAYRAVEGISKYLKQGGIIV comes from the coding sequence ATGGCTACAAAAATGCCAAAAGTTCCAGTAGTGATTGTTGGGATGGGCTGGGTCGGCGGAATCATTGCCGCGGAATTGTCCAAACAAGGGGTTAAAGTCTTGGGTTTGGAACGCGGGAAGCCGCGTGGAACACAAGACTACTATATGGTGCATGACGAGCTTCGTTATGCTCAGCGCTATGATCTTATGCAGGATCTTTCCAAAGAGACGGTCACGTTTCGAAATACAGAGAAAGTCGCAGCAGTGCCCATGCGCGAATATGGTTCCTTCCTGCTTGGGGAGGGATTAGGCGGGGCCAGTATACACTGGAATGGGCAAACGTACCGTTTCCTGCCATACGATTTCGAGATTTACAGCAAAACAGTTGAACGATACGGGAAGCAGAAAATACCCGAGGGGATGACCATACAAGATTGGGGCATTACCTATGACCAATTAGAGCCGTATTTTGATAAATTCGAAAAGCTGGCAGGCATCTCCGGTGATGCGGAGCAAAATCCGATGGTGGGTAAGCGATCGAACCCTTTTCCCACGAAACCGATGATCAAAACGCCCGTCTTAAAGCTATTTGAAGAGGCGACCAAAAAATTGGGGTATCATCCTTACATGATGCCTTCGGCGAATCTATCTGAGCAATATACCAATCCCGATGGGGTAACCCGGGCAGCTTGTCAATATTGCGGTTATTGCGAGCGTTTCGGCTGTGAATACGGGGCAAAGGCGGATGCCGTAGTCACGGTGCTGCCAGTCGCGCAGAAAACAGGGAATTTCGAGCTGCGCTCCTATTCGAATGTCATTCAAGTGCTGAATGATGGCAAGAAAGCAAGCGGAGTTGTTTATGTGAACACGGTTACAGGCGAACAGTTCGAACAGCCAGCTGATGTGGTCATCATGGCTAGCTACGTGTTCAACAACATAAAGCTCTTGTTGACTTCCAAATTAGGCAAGCCTTACGATCCGGTAACAGGCAAAGGCGTGATTGGCAAAAATTATTGCTATCAGACCAATGGTGGATCAGCAGCAGGTTTTTTTGACGATAAAGAATTCAACTTATATGCAGGCGCTGGATCGCTGGGCATGGAAATCCCTGATTTCAATGGCGATAATTTCGACCACAGCGACTTGAATTTTATTCATGGCGCAGGCATCCGCATTTCGCAAACGGGGCAGCGGCCAATCGCGACCAACTCAGTTCCCAAAGGAACGCCGTCCTGGGGGAAAGCCTTCAAGGAGCAGTCTCTCAAATATGCGAACAGTGTATTAGCTGTTTCTCCGCAGGGCAGCAGTATGCCTTGGAAGCATCATTATGTGGATTTGGATCCGACCTACAAAGATGCTTATGGGTTGCCGCTACCACGGATCACCTTCGATTTCGAAGAGCAGGACCGGCAAATGATCAAGTTCGTGGCTGGCAAATCCGCAGAAATCATGAAGGAAATGAAGGCGACGACCATTGGATCATCGGATCAGCTCGGACCTTACAATATCGTTCCGTATCAATCTACACACAATACAGGCGGCGTGATTATGGGCGCACAGCCTGAAACTTCAGCAGTTAATTCCTATTTGCAAATGTGGGATGTTGAGAATGTGTTCGTTGTCGGCGCGTCAGCTTTCGCCCATAACAGCGGCTATAACCCTACGGGTACTGTTGGTGCGCTAGCCTATCGAGCAGTCGAAGGTATTTCCAAATATTTGAAACAGGGTGGAATTATTGTGTAG